The following are from one region of the Capsicum annuum cultivar UCD-10X-F1 chromosome 1, UCD10Xv1.1, whole genome shotgun sequence genome:
- the LOC107840158 gene encoding protein LNK2 isoform X3 encodes MFNWNDKELTDIIWGETGESDDHIVPHPDGSEGKAPSYGDNIKKEWAVEASNIKPTDQKKSTTKTDLSNIKLDGSSKHDSGGASITAGCRMELGADLSLTNATKSNQYSLGAEASNNLTEVPKHECLRDEGNRLGDDSRVLHHQNEELEQGDFIDYGWANIGSFDDLDKIFSNNNPLFGDTSLPNTLDLWSSCKDVTSSPDKSIPLSIDSPRLALGSPGSPSKRLKVKTEYRLDREKSSTADEENVNDITFNVPLCTDARDHGGGKSMLLPKQKLQELCGSLSPHLNKFGMPSVTNQPCPASDLSQQSQLQGPECLQHKHFPGPFFASSIYGDTGNYCFPMPVWPQFHSGQAIHQHIISSYKDSPGNSNHFNKSQDASSKSLMMTPQEKIEKLRRRQQLRAMLAIQKQQQQFSYQTAKEGGSLEENLSCIPSLDPSSPLEQGDSNTACLAVENSSVEDTAVYLLQDVISKLDLKIRLCIRDSLFRLARSATQRQCGNDSCSTKKGGREVSKKEINTNNRPPYVETQTNPIDRTVAHLLFHNPSELPSTLAEFPKLSMFSMLNCERKAIGSPSFPDRFLQENSETNSTTAHQGPNASASDNEVDIMKSSPCIECFENASNNEGADASVIGVEAAS; translated from the exons CTAACGGATATAATATGGGGAGAAACTGGTGAGAGCGATGACCACATAGTGCCACATCCTGATGGAAGTGAAGGGAAAGCTCCATCTTATGGAGATAACATTAAGAAAGAATGGGCTGTGGAAGCTTCTAACATCAAGCCTACTGATCAGAAGAAATCTACAACTAAAACGGATCTGAGTAATATTAAACTAGATGGCAGTTCAAAACATGATAGTGGTGGAGCTAGCATCACAGCTGGATGCAGGATGGAATTGGGCGCTGATCTATCATTGACCAATGCTACAAAGAGTAATCAATATTCCTTGGGTGCTGAAGCATCTAATAATCTGACCGAAGTTCCAAAACATGAATGTCTTCGAG ATGAGGGAAATCGGCTTGGTGACGATTCTCGAGTTCTTCACCATCAGAATGAGGAACTGGAGCAAGGTGATTTTATTGATTATGGATGGGCTAACATTGGAAGTTTTGATGACCTTGATAAGATATTTAG CAACAACAACCCACTATTTGGAGATACAAGCCTTCCTAACACTCTCGACCTATGGTCATCTTGTAAAGATGTTACAAGCAGCCCAGATAAGTCTATTCCCTTGTCTATTGACTCTCCGAGGTTGGCGCTAGGATCTCCGGGAAGCCCATCCAAAAGATTAAAAGTTAAAACCGAATACAGGCTAGACCGAGAGAAGTCCTCCACTGCTGATGAAGAAAATGTTAATGACATCACATTTAATGTACCTCTGTGCACTGATGCTAGGGACCATGGTGGAGGCAAAAGTATGCTTTTACCGAAGCAAAAG TTGCAGGAATTATGTGGATCCTTGTCTCCTCACCTGAACAAGTTTGGCATGCCATCTGTAACGAATCAACCTTGTCCAGCTTCAGATCTCAGTCAACAAAGTCAGCTTCAAGGACCAGAATGTTTGCAGCACAAACATTTTCCAGGTCCTTTTTTTGCTTCTTCTATCTATGGGGATACGGGTAATTATTGTTTTCCCATGCCTGTCTGGCCACAGTTTCATTCTGGACAAGCAATCCATCAACATATCATTTCAAGTTATAAAGATTCTCCAGGCAATTCAAATCATTTCAACAAGTCTCAAGATGCTTCATCAAAATCTTTGATGATGACGCctcaagaaaaaattgaaaaactaagAAGGCGGCAGCAATTGAGAGCAATGCTTGCCATTCAGAAACAGCAGCAGCAGTTTAGCTATCAAACTGCAAAGGAAGGGGGATCTCTTGAAGAGAATTTGAGCTGTATCCCTTCTCTGGACCCAAGCTCACCTTTAGAACAGGGTGACTCCAACACGGCTTGTTTGGCAGTTGAAAATTCCTCAGTGGAAGACACGGCAGTGTATCTTCTTCAGGATGTTATCTCAAAG TTGGACCTCAAAATAAGACTCTGTATAAGAGATAGCTTGTTCCGACTGGCTCGAAGTGCTACACAGAGGCAATGTGGCAATGATAGTTGCAGCACCAAGAAGGGTGGAAGAGAAGTCagcaaaaaagaaataaacaccAATAACAG ACCACCCTATGTAGAGACTCAGACGAATCCAATAGACCGCACTGTAGCTCATCTGCTCTTCCATAATCCGTCGGAGTTGCCATCAACACTTGCTGAATTTCCCAAGTTATCAATGTTTTCTATGCTCAATTGTGAAAGAAAAGCAATTGGTTCACCAAGCTTTCCAGACAGATTTTTGCAAGAGAATTCTGAAACTAATTCAACCACAGCTCACCAGGGACCAAATGCTTCGGCCTCTGATAATGAAGTGGATATAATGAAAAGTAGCCCCTGCATTGAGTGTTTTGAGAATGCATCAAACAATGAAGGAGCAGATGCTAGTGTTATTGGGGTTGAAGCCGCATCGTGA